The Sinomicrobium kalidii genome contains a region encoding:
- a CDS encoding NAD(P)/FAD-dependent oxidoreductase, translated as MKVQDHFEVIVIGGSYAGLSAAMALGRSLRKTLVIDSGQPCNRQTPHSHNFITLDGVPPAVMADKAKKQVLEYNTVTFKEGLVTAVEKQDDTFKIRLGDRTVIMAQKILFATGVRDIMPSIKGFAECWGISVLHCPYCHGYEVRNVRTGILASGETAFETSKLIQHWTNDLTLLTNGDPELTEIQTHLIHELGINIIKKEISELEHEDGYVKSAIFSDGTTFEPKAIYSRVAFEQHCNAPAELGCEFTDHGHIAVDFLGKTSVDGVYAAGDNTTPMRSVSVAVAAGTKAGAAINLELINDRLK; from the coding sequence ATGAAAGTACAAGATCATTTTGAAGTCATTGTTATAGGAGGGAGTTATGCCGGATTATCCGCAGCCATGGCCCTGGGCAGATCACTGCGTAAAACACTTGTTATTGACAGCGGACAGCCCTGCAACAGGCAAACACCCCACTCACATAATTTTATCACCCTGGACGGTGTTCCCCCAGCCGTTATGGCAGACAAGGCTAAAAAGCAGGTGTTGGAATACAATACGGTAACGTTTAAAGAGGGACTGGTTACAGCAGTAGAAAAACAGGACGATACATTTAAAATCCGACTCGGAGACCGTACTGTAATCATGGCCCAAAAAATCCTTTTTGCCACCGGAGTAAGGGACATTATGCCGTCTATTAAAGGTTTTGCGGAGTGCTGGGGCATAAGCGTGTTACATTGTCCCTATTGCCACGGTTATGAGGTCAGGAATGTCAGAACGGGAATACTGGCCAGCGGGGAAACGGCATTTGAAACCAGTAAACTCATACAACACTGGACCAACGACCTTACCCTGTTGACCAACGGTGATCCGGAACTTACCGAAATACAGACACATCTTATACATGAGCTGGGTATAAACATCATCAAAAAAGAAATCTCCGAACTGGAGCACGAAGACGGATACGTAAAAAGTGCCATCTTTTCCGACGGCACAACGTTTGAACCGAAAGCCATTTATTCCCGCGTCGCATTTGAACAGCACTGTAACGCCCCGGCAGAGCTGGGATGTGAATTCACCGATCACGGACATATAGCGGTCGATTTTCTGGGCAAAACTTCTGTAGACGGTGTTTATGCAGCCGGAGACAATACTACTCCCATGCGTTCGGTCTCCGTAGCTGTGGCTGCCGGTACCAAGGCCGGAGCGGCTATTAACCTGGAACT